ttctttatccaagatcgtgcggctccactcaaatgtacctggatgctttgcatagctgttgccctggttcctcctgtgagcttcactatctcgagataatcaactagccaatcctctggatcttgaaggccgtcgaacttcttgaagttgtcgggtaacttgaatcctgaggggactcgagtttttcggactctcctcgtgaagcatggcaagccgcacatatcttcgtcattaagctccagagattgccgatgatcccgtctgctttgccgcgctctgtcgacccttgcttgtgctgctgtgtctcttgctccacttggtccttcaggtgctgccgctgttgctgctgcaggtcgtggactattttgccttgccgctccttcgggaggcgttgatacaaacgctgtccccatagctccaactcctgctaccgccatattgtatagtgtctcccttggatcacctggaggtggtttagatgcgaggataaaagcatgtgtcgccatatacccagcctctggtgtcttagggatgatgtttcctcttgtatctatcaacatgaaggacatgtcgaggttttggaccaagtgctctctttctgcctcgggtatatgttgcaaccttgatcttgctctgttccgcgcctccctgtggctatcacccgaagttctagattgtcgacttagatctgccattctcctgctagatgcagaagctgcctcctttcttttgtttaactcagctgtctgtttttccaattctcttgcagctcgtgcgagcctatattgatatgcttgtaattcctctggtgtggctgtggtggccattggttctgaaccgttcatagctctcgcggctctatcccacgctgcttgcgaaagctgaactctgtctcgcggctgcgacccgacgtatttattgcccaggccttgtcgcagattggagggatcgacgtatggattccccagatcgtcgaaagcctcagatgtttcctcttgatcttcaatggcataaatctgatgatactttgtactcagatctatgttgggtttggtgacatcatcgttgagattgatgaagaccttgcccactgtgatagatttgtcgatgaagtcgtaactgtcgacatcgcttgagccatcgcttatatatgagtccgcagatgactcaaacgacatgtcgttgaagatcttggcgagtttctctcttgctctggtgctgacgtagcgtgtcgatgaagtttcttcttttcctgactcggttgacgatgtatagcttgaaaaatcggaatcgaccgccgacgatcccgacgaaatcggaatttcgacacggtacgatccttccttctcgacgcgaaagtgaaaccttccgaacgtcatctccatgggctccgccagatacgcatatgcatccaaacgggagggtgggtgaggaacaaaatcgacaggaccagcagcgatctgtttacctcgatccattgcgttgcttgcggttgacgatgtcgaagatcttgaacgtgccatcgagatcagatccttacgcctctagttcccacagacggcgccaattgacaaggtatcaacttgtcaatgcctatggattgtaggctagggtttagttggaagtagagggcaagtagatctcgaaggtttcagccgaaaagtactcgacgattatgagaactagggtttgcaacaatgattcgatgatctcttcgtccctcgactccccctttatataggaggcggagccgagggtttcgttttgtacaagttacagagtccgggacggtttctaactcatcccgccagattacaaataacacttcctattacaactctaactttccttaatatatcttgggctcccgaatcttcttattcttcgggtagtgggccttcaataaaccccgggtactatcttcggcaggcccatttgggatgcctatgtcagtcgtaccctccttggaggcgtcgtcttGGGAACTTGAGTTCGGGCCGTAGGTCTTCTCGTGGATCTCAGCGCTGACCACATGGGAGGTGTCTTGCGATGCAGGTAGCGCGCCAGCCTCTCAAGTAGTATCGCGGTGGCTTGCGCGATGAGGATCTTCCTCGATCAGCGCGAGCATGCCTCTGGATGAGCAGTGGTGGGTTGGCCTCTGTGTTTGTTAGCGGGCTGCTGAAGACTGCACGCTTGCACGTCTGTCGAGGTTGCCGGGAGCTAGCCGCTGCGCCGACGGCGTTCCTCGGATTTGGGTCGAGGCCGGAGCAGCAATGCTCCCAGCTGTGCCGTGGTGGGCTCGCGGGATTCAGTTGGTACGCGTCTTGGCTGCAGCTGGCAGGTTCTTAGTAATTTTGACGATGCGCGAGCGCTGCGACTTTCATCGGCAAGGGTTCTGTCTTGCGGAGGAGCTCACTCTGCAGTGTCCCGGAGGAGCACTCGACGGATTTCGGCCTTTTTATCGTAGTCTAGTTTGAGTGTCGGGTGTGTACTGTGGGTGTTCGGCCTTTTCTTAGGCTTGTAATGTAAACTTCTTTTCTATCAATGAATCGAAACGCAAaccttttgcgttttcgcgaaaggTAATATTCCGCCTGAATCTGATCGAGCCCCGTGTGTTCTCCGTAAACTGTTCGGATGGTCGGATTGTAATCTGTAGCGGACACGCGGTGTTGCCCTCAGCTCCCTCCCGTCTATAAATACTTGCCGAGGGCTTCATCTTTCTCCTACTTTTTTCCCGAGAGCGATCGGCGCCCAGGTTTAGTTTGCTCGACGCCACTTCGTGGAGTGGTGTCTGCGCGCTAAAATTCCAGAACGGAGCACCCTACCGGCCGGGATGGACCAATGCTTACAGGTCGCTTTGGTCGCCGGCGCAGACGCCATCGCCGAGCAGTCCAATTTCATCTTCTCGCCCCTTTCCCTGCGGGCCGCGCTCGCTCTGCTCGCCGCCGGCACGAAGGGTGAGACGCTGCGGGAGCTGCTGGCCTTCTTGGGCTCCCAGGAACTCCACCTCCTCAACGCGACCAGTGCCGGTCGAATCGCCGAGATGCGCTCTTGGCCGCAACTCTCTTTCGCCGCCGGCATCTTCGCGGACAGATCGCTGTCGCTCAGGCCGGAGTTCGTGTCCACCGCTTCCTCCGCTCACGGGGCCTTGGCAAGATCCTTGGACTTTCAGAATCAGGTTGTACAATACTACGAAATTAACAATAAATCTTTACGTAAACATGATGAACCAACCAATAACAGTAAATACTTTGCACGATAATTCGAGTAGAAACTGAGAAACTAATTTTAATTCCATTGATCGGATCAGCCGGAGGCAGCGGCCGCAGAGGTGAACGCTTTCATCGCGGAAACCACCCGAGGGCGCTTACGCGACCTTGTCTCCGCAGGGATGTTTAAAGGCGACGCCAAGATCGTCCTCGCCAACGCCATGCACTTCAAGGCGACTTGGGCCCGGAGGTTCGACCCGTCGGACACCGTCCGCAGCCAATTCAACCGTCTCGACGGCACCTCCTTGCGAGTGCCCTTCCTTTCCGACCCTGGAATGCAGTACGCCGAGAGTTTCGACGACCTCGGCTTCAAGGTGCTCCAGTGCTTCTACAAGATGGTCGGCCGCGACGGCAAGCTCGACCCCAAGGCGCCCTTCTTCTCCATGCTCATCTTCCTCCCGCACAGGCGCGACGGCATCAGCGACCTCCTGCGGCTTGCCGTCTCCGAGCCGGACTTTGTCATGCGCTGCGCTCCCCGGCGCGAGCAGCGGGTCAGCCCGTGCAAAATCCCCAAGTTCAAGTTCTCCGCTCGGCTCAACGCCATGGACGCGCTGCGAGGCCTCGGGGTCGCCGCCCCGTTCGACCCGCTCGCCGCGGACCTGTCTGGGACGGTGTCCAACATGCCCCCCAATGGGCTCTACGTGTCGTCTGTGTGGCAGAAGTGCGCCGTGGAGGTGGATGAGGAGGGCACCACGGCGGCAGGAGCGATGTACACGTGGTCGAGCCCAACCTACAGCCCGCcgagcacgccgccgccgccgcccatgagCTTCGTCGCGGACCACCCGTTCCTCTTCGCCATCGTCGAGTATGGCAAGGGCCAAGTCTTGTTCCTCGGCCACGTCATGGACCCTTCAAAAGAGACATGACTTCGCCAGCCATGCCAGTTAACCATGGGCTGCGTTGGATGACGACGAGTGGGGGTTGCGGCCTGTCGCCTCTGTTCGAAATTTGAAGTTTCTTTCCTTCTGTTCTTTTGCGATGAACCTTGGTTGTATTAACGACGCTGAGGAAACTCGTTCACTTGATTGATTTTTTCCGATAATGTTTAAAGTAGATGAATCATATTGCCTACTCCAAGTATATTCAGAAATATATTTCTCTGTCTCTGCATTTCACACACTTTCGAGAGCAGTTATATTGAGGAGAAACTGAGCCAAGTTAGATATCCGAATAATTATACAGGAAAAGAATCACCTAAGATTAATCTTGGATACTTTACTACATACACTGTAAAGCAAACAAAAAATTCACCCTGGAGATCGAGAAGAAGAGACAGAGATCCACGGGATCGAACATAGGAGTACCATGTTTGATCACTTCTTGTCCCCTTtcttgtcatccttcttctcttctttggccGGCCCAACAGAGAGGATATCGATCCGCCCGAACTTCCTTAACCTCTTGGCGATCGTGACGGTGTCCATATCACCTATCACCGTCATCTTCTGATCTTTGAGATCGGCGGCTATCGAGTCAATACCTGTTTCAGATCATGATCAGAGATTGAACCTTGAATGCTACTCCGCATACTACTCCTACTTAACCAAGATAGCAAGCGATTAGTGAAAGAGATGAAAAACATAAGCTGAAAAAACAGCAAAACTAGCACTTCACCATAGATATCTGCAACAGTTTCCATTGCTTTCTGCTTCACTCTCTCGTCGCTCATAGAAGAAACCTTCAGGACCACCTTCTGCTAGCATGCAAACAACTCTGCAATTAGAACCCATCGAAGAAATTGGCCATGGCTGAGAGAGGCTTGATCTGCAGAAATGCACTGGAACGATACCTGCGGCGCCATCCTGACGAGAGACAGAGAGGGGTTGGAGACCAGGGAGGAGAATGTTGTTCGTGGTTTCTAGTGTGCAGAATAAGCCAAACTGGGAGACAACAAACCCGATTTTGTACACCGTCGCCGGGTTCAGGCTTCCTCTATGTTTCTTGTTCTCTTGGTCCAAGAGCACAAGTCATATGCACTGAAAGACCGCCTTGCCTGTGTACAATTCTGGGACCGAAATTCAAATTGGTCACCTAACAAAGCAAAAACATTTCGTTGGTCGTTGCGGGTGGCCAGAAAGAAAAGTGCCAGAATAACGCTAAGCCGTTACTTACCAGTCATACTAATAACTATTCGAAAAAAAAGTCATATTATTAACTCGTAAAGTCAAGGATTTTTTATAATTCATCAGGTGCATCGTGTCAAAAGGTTGCCGTGTCGACACTGGCGGCTCAGCAGTTGTTTACCTGCCATCACGTAGCACGGTAGCAGCCTACTTCCTACAGTCCTCTTTATGACTTTCCTTGACAGCACTGTGATACATCAATTCTTGTTGTGCCTTGCGGTCTAGGAAACAGTTAGGTCCTCGCACAAAAATAAGGGAACATTTAGGTAAGTTTGGTCAGCGTATTTGCTATGCAGAAACTAGGAACACAGATTTCGTGCTCCCGAGCTCCACTGCTCCTGGTTAGATCAAAAAATTAAATACCATATCTGTGAGTCTTAAAAGAAATTGAAAAAAAATTCGGATGTAGTTCATGAATTATCCCACAAACGTGTAAAATATCTATTCCAAATACTTTGTATTCTGAGCtgtaaaaaaataacaaaaatgtcGATCTGTAGAAGTATGTTTCAAATCCCCAAATTTTATcagatttgtcatttttgtgtagcccacaATACAAAGAATTTCAAGTCACGATTTTACATGCTCGTGGGATACAACACTAACTATATGCagaattattttcagattttttaaaaCTTGTAAACCATGATTTTAAATTTATTTGAACAACGAGAGCGGTGCTCAGGAGCAAATGATACTTTCCGAGAAACTAGAAACTAATTTCTTGTGCCACAGGCAATGAACCTATCATGTGCTCCATGGCACTGCTAAATTCTTGTGCCACGTCCAATGAACCTCCCAGAAGATAACAAAATGTAACAACACTTGTGAGGAACTATATCGTCCATGACTATGGAAGAACAAATGCCTACATGGTAAGCTTGTGTTCCAGCCATTTTTGCGAGGTGATCTGCCACCGCCTTAGGGCGCGTTTGGATGTCTGCAGCCCCCTTGGCTCACATCGGGCCAACAATTTTTGGTCCGTTTGGATGTCTGCAGCTCACTGCGTTTTTGCATGAACCGGGTTTTAAAGCACCTTGGGACAGACCCTGGAGGAACCCCCGGAATGGCAGTTTCTCCAGGGCCAGGCCCGTTGCGGCCAGAAGCCTGCATGCATGGAGAAGGGAGTCAGAAACGCCGCGTCCCTTCG
This region of Lolium perenne isolate Kyuss_39 chromosome 2, Kyuss_2.0, whole genome shotgun sequence genomic DNA includes:
- the LOC139835791 gene encoding putative non-inhibitory serpin-10; translation: MDQCLQVALVAGADAIAEQSNFIFSPLSLRAALALLAAGTKGETLRELLAFLGSQELHLLNATSAGRIAEMRSWPQLSFAAGIFADRSLSLRPEFVSTASSAHGALARSLDFQNQVVQYYEINNKSLRKHDEPTNNSKYFAR
- the LOC127329322 gene encoding putative non-inhibitory serpin-10, giving the protein MHFKATWARRFDPSDTVRSQFNRLDGTSLRVPFLSDPGMQYAESFDDLGFKVLQCFYKMVGRDGKLDPKAPFFSMLIFLPHRRDGISDLLRLAVSEPDFVMRCAPRREQRVSPCKIPKFKFSARLNAMDALRGLGVAAPFDPLAADLSGTVSNMPPNGLYVSSVWQKCAVEVDEEGTTAAGAMYTWSSPTYSPPSTPPPPPMSFVADHPFLFAIVEYGKGQVLFLGHVMDPSKET
- the LOC127330597 gene encoding heavy metal-associated isoprenylated plant protein 39, translated to MAPQKVVLKVSSMSDERVKQKAMETVADIYGIDSIAADLKDQKMTVIGDMDTVTIAKRLRKFGRIDILSVGPAKEEKKDDKKGDKK